Genomic segment of Ficedula albicollis isolate OC2 chromosome 3, FicAlb1.5, whole genome shotgun sequence:
CACTGAGGGATGATTCAATCCatcacttttcatttaaaataatagacTGGACCTTGGTCAAAAATATCACTGTTATAAACAAATGGCATAGTTGATGGATCACTGTTGCCAATAACCAATGACAAACACTCTGCTATGTTTCCTTAGTTTGGCAAAGTCCTGTCTTTTGATTAAAGCTGGCAACTGTCAGGATAAAGGGACATCTGTCAGCACCTGATAGATACTCTGATGAAATATGTCCCTAAAGTGTCAAATCCTATCCTTTTCTATAAGACTCTATGCGACTCTTAGAGGATTGATTGATTTTAGGGTAGATTCTAAGATGCCTCCTCCCAGCACAATGATGATTGTTCAGATCTGGAAGCAGTACCTGAGTCATCCCAGCTTCCAACTCAGCATTTTAGGATCTCTTTGTCTCAAAGCAGTATTAGCAAAAGtaaaacaggagctgctgaagaagCAGAGTAAACTTGGTGTCATGGAGGAAGAACTGACTGCCTGATGAAATAACCTGGTGTCTTCCCCTGGGTCAGGTCACCTTCCCTGGGAATCAAATCCCTACAATTGCAGTTGCTGGCCTGGTTTTTGTACTGTACTAAGATGGAGAGGTATCATGTGTCATGCTTTGTGAACCAGCCTGAAAATTAGTCTGCAGCATTAAAAAGTCTCACAATGCTAATTTTTCATTGTCTCAGACTCATTTTCTCCTTAGGGATGGGAAGACCATTTGCATACACATTGATTAAATGGAATGCATTTGCTACTTTAGATGCATTCACTCTGAATTGTTATATTTTAATCTAGACTGTGCAGGGTCCTGGGGGGAAGCCAACAAACACAATATATGTCTagatcattaaaaataatttaaatgtacTGGAAGTGTACAAGTTTTTGCAGGGTATTCCATATTTATTCGGTAGTAATGATAAATAATTGTTGGTTTTCTCAGTTTATAAGTCAAAAAGCAGGTTTTAAATATGTCAGCCTTCAGTCTGGGCtctgtaaaaataaactgaataacATTTGCTTAATATTTAGTCCTTGTTACCACAACCTCAAGCTTGAGGTAGGTAAGTATTGTATCCATACCACTGGTGGAGAACTGAAGTGTAGGGAAGGCTGAAAGTAGCTGACAGAAAGTACCTATAAAGAAAGGGTTTATAGACAATCTACAAGTCTTAATCTCAGAAGATTGCTAAATATCATTGATGTTTAAATCACTCTAGGTGATTTCTTCATTGATAAACTGTCTCTGACTGAATTTTCCATGTCTTCTGGAGCCAAACATGGTTTATTATCCTTGACACAGAGAGTAAAGATGTACAATGAAAAAGTGTCATTTTTatattaaagcaaaatttaaagTAGTGTTTTGCTGAAACACCATCCTGTTTTGATATTTTGGGAACATCAAAGGGGTTGGCTGGAACGATTAAGGGTCTATTAATCActaataatttcatattttttttatgtgcttAGGGATCACATAATCTGTGTCTGGAATACATCCACAGGAAAGCAGTGGCTGTCAGAGGGGCTCAGAGCAGTGTAACTTGACAGTTCAGAGGGGAAGGTAAAAGAGCTCTCTTTCCAATGCAAATAGTCTTGTGGCTAAAATCTGGCTACCTACTGAGGTTCAGTGGCAACTTAAAGAAGGACCAcattgaaaaggaaaactaaaagTGGTATCATTAAGGAAAGagacataaaaatgaaattactacATTCTTGCTTGGTACAATATGTATGTTTCCTGATCCTTAGTATAGTGaagcccccccaaaaaatcaatatataaaatatagcTGCTGAACTCTCCATTAGTCTCTGTACCTGCACATGCACTAACcccttttattccttccttctAATGGCAGAAAAAGGTAAGGTTTGAACTAGataaagccaaataaaaatatagctACTATGCAGTAGGATTGTCCTAAAACTTTTGCATAAATTGGCTGATAGGACACCTCTGCAGTACTGTTTTCTGCATGGTAAAAGGGTGGTTAAGCCTTGGCCAGCATGACCAAGAATTACAGATAAGGGGCTTGTAAACCAAGGTCAAGACTACATCTTGATCCTCTCAAAGGCTAAACTTTAGGACCTGATCATGAAATTAATTCACAAGAATTGCCTGTCCTAAATACATCTCTTAGGTCATTCTCTGTATGCCTCTACTATTTTAGTTAATTATGGGGAAAGAAAGTGATAAAAATTTGGTGAACTCTTCAGATTGTTCAGTAAATGTAATTGGTGTTGTGCAATACAGGAGGTCTTGTCATGTACAAGACCTGTGAGGATGCaagagcaaaataaacaaatggtCTATATCCCAGGGATCTTGCAGGTAGTGCAGCTGTGATGTtcccccattaaaaaaataattgggggaaaaattatAAAGCATTGGTTTATCAGTAAGCAACAGTACTACccagaattttatttatctcaggaatgctttaGTCACTTTTAATTCAATCACATCctagaaaacacaattttttttctcacatcaaAGTAATTTAGTACATTAGATGTTTCACAAAGTGTCAGGTGAATTACATATGTATGAGTCACTAGGAAAGCCTTTGAAGGGAGGGTaataatgttctttttcttgaaataatgtCCTCATATTGTCACAAGGTATTAGTGATATTGCCATTTCTCTGTCCCAGGAATGTAGTTTTGTGGGCATTGCTCATCTCCAGCCATTTGTCAGCATCTGTTAGGGCACTGTAGCTTACATTCTCCACCTTGAAATGCTCTACTCATCGTGGCAGGTTCCTGTGGTAGAATCCTGAGAGAATTCACTCGCTCAGGTTAGGatgggggctgctgtggggctggcacaTGGGAAGGGGGGCAGTGAAGCAGTTGTTGCAGTGCACCTTCACCCATCCCTCTGATCAGTGAGAATGCTTGAGCTGGTTATGTTGGATTTTGGGCAATTCTAGAACATATATGTGAAACAACAACCAAGTTAAATCTTTTCAAGTGATCTTGCTGTTGGAATGTGGTTGAAATGGTTATTTGCAATGtaatatatttgtttaaatttgtcTCAGTTACCATGTATTGAGATTAAATGTTTTGTCCCATTGAAACAGGGGCTGTTAAGGCCAAAGGCTGTATTTGTGTATGCAACTCACCATGGATGCAGCTTATAGGAAACAATAATAATTAGTGCTTCCTGgatctgaatttttctttttgataacATTGCAATACTAATAAAGAAGGATTTAATAATTACAGCCAATTGCAGGTCTTAATTAAATTCTAGTACTTATTACTGTGATAGTAAAATGGAAATAGCTACCTGATGATTTAAGAGTGGTTTATAGGTTtcttgaaaaacatgaaaatttccTTATTTGTTGCTGAGGTTAAATTTGGGAAAGATCACAAGACATACATGgcagacattttatttttgagaatcTTGCTTTTATTGTAGATTTGCATTTAATAGTGTTTGCTAAGTTTGCAGTTAATAGTGTTACAGATTTGTTGCAGTTAATAAGGTTTGCGAAGTTTTATGTTAAATGCAGGGgtattttgtttagtttgtgGATTGCCCATTCAAAATCGAAGTTAATGGAAgcataaagaaattaaagtagATCACTACTGGTTTGAGCATCTGAATAATCCATTGTAGATACCATCATTTTAATTGCATGTGCATGTTAAAACCCCTCATTTGAAAACAAGTTTCTTAATATTCAGTTTATAATGTCAACATCTGTTGTAGTACACAATAGGTTTATGATAATTAGCAATGGAAAACCATAGAAGTTTTGAAGTTTGATTTAGATAAACAACCATATTTCTGGTACTTTCCCATCCTACATAAAcctcttgttttcctgaaaaatttcTGGTCCTTCAGGCCTTGAGGGAAGCTAACATGTATTGTAATTCTGTATCTGATTCCCACTAGACTCAAAGAGATCAgagaaaaattagaagaaaattactcattaatttttaagtttCATCACAGAAGGGTagttcaaaatgctttttttcctacttcccTCTTTATAGTGGAAGCTAAAGAGTTGGAAGACTTCTTTATGTTTGACTTATTATTATAGTAATGCAGATCTGGATCATTCGAATtctttaggggttttttttggtttgtttgttggttttgtttcggtttttttttttttttctgttgttggagtttttttgtattttgtgtgtgCAAATTGCACGCTTCACAGTGAAGAAACtctgaaattttcagttttcttattCTAGTCCCTGATGTTAGTAAGCTGCTACTGCAAGCTTAGTGATGAATGGTGCCTTGGAGACCTCTGCTATAATTGTGCTCTGAAATTTTCTCTCAGTTCATCTGGCTGTTTGTAGTAGTCAAGAGCTTGATCCCAGCATCAGACATCAACAACTCAACTGTAACAAAATAAGTTGTAATGAAACCAAAAGTTTCTACTTCCTGACATGTAAAGTCTGTGCTTAGCAGTGTTTGTGTGATGATGTCAAGCAGGTTTGGAActggagcactgctggcactTTCCTTAAGGTATTGTAATCAATCCCACTGCAATGTTTTCTCAATGCTAGGATTCTGCCAAACATCTGGCTGGGAAGTTGCCCTCGGCAGCTGGAGCACGTGACGATCAAGCTGAAGCATGAGCTGGGTGTTACAGCTGTGATGAACTTCCAGACTGAATCTGACATAGTTCAAAATTCCTGGGGCTGCAACCGCTACCCAGAGCCCATGAGCCCCGAAATCCTCATGAAACTGTATAAGGAAGAAGGTCTTGCCTATGTCTGGCTGCCAACTGCAGACATGAGCACTGAAGGTAATGCTCATGTCACTCTTGCAGTAAATTAATAGCAACAAACACTTTGAGTTACTAATCTGTCACTTTCATGAGAGCTGGTGGGGGGAGGAGTTTTGTGTAcattttgcatgaaaatatAGTTGGCACATGAGGTATAGTTTCTTTGTGTGCTGTCTTTAAcaaattattcatattttcttgTAGGTAGAGAGGCCGTCTAAAGTACTTTGTGTCTGGCAGTATTATGTGTGTTAGAGTTTAAAGCCATTTGACATCAATAACAGCTTGACTGTTTTTGCTTTCAGCTTGAGTTCAGCCTATATAATGAAAATATGCTGTGTAGGTGGAAGACTGCAagtgtgcagagcagggcagcttgCCACCTTTGCTGATTAAAAATGGAgaggcactgctgtgtgtctgCTGTTCCCTTCCCAACAAACACTTTTCTGTAACTGTAGTATCCCAGCCTGATGAAACTCCATAGACACATTTAGCTTGCAATTAATTGAAAATACTCATAGCACCTGAGCTGTAATATCAGTTACTAGTACTTTTAAGTCCTTGGTTGGAATGCCCAGTTCAAAGTCTTGTTTCCAGCCAGAAGGTTAGAAAATGAGTGTGTTTTGAAGTGAGCAGCCTGCCAGCAGAAGAGAGTACTTTCAACAGAGTGAAATAGCACTGCCCCAAATAGATAACTGTCATGTCAGCAATAGGACATCAGGGAAGACAGGAGACCTTAAAACAGGGATTTGAAAGAGTTTAATGTCAGTGCTCATATTTGCCATGAGGAAGAGTTGggctctgctgtttgcagctctgGTTCCCAAGATAGCCAGAAGCAAAGTGTCAGAATATATTCATACTCTTGGGAGTGAGAAAGGCTATTCTGTGTTGTTTACAAGTATGCTTTGTACACTATGAAATCATAACAGTTTTAAGTTGTACAGTAGAATGTTcttctgctctctctccctcaCTTACTGAATTGATGGCCTTTATTACAATGTTTTGGAAATCAGCAGTATGTAGGTACCTTCACAAACCTCTGGTgttaaaaaacatttcatttttgtcttgCTAACTTTAGTGCTTTGTGCTGTTCTCTATAAAGTGCTGCCTTGTCTCAGTTCCTTTGAAAATGAATATGCCACACACATCTGATGTTATCAGAATGTATATTTAGAGAAGACTTGGGGCATTTTACAGTTTTGTATGATCTGATTCTAtattgcaaggaaaaaaaccaaccaaagcAACAAGTTAGCCTAGAAGGTcatttgagaaaagaaagaaagaagtggaaTATGTCAGGtttgtcattttatttcacagttcTTCAGTCTGTGCAGGCAGAATCTCAGCCATGAACTGACTTTGTGCAGTGCAAATGAACGTGCCTTGTTTTTGACCTTAGGAAGAGTGCAGATGTTGCCACAAGCTGTGTGCCTCCTGCACGGGCTGCTGCAGAACGGGCACACGGTGTATGTTCACTGCAATGCTGGAGTGGGCAGGTCGACAGCATTGCAGAGCGGCTGGCTGAAGTACGTGATGGGATGGAGCCTGCGCAAGGTGCAGTACTTCTTGGCTGCCCGCAGACCGGCTGTCTACATAGACGAGGAAGCTCTGAATCGTGCTGAAGATGACTTCTACCAGAAATTTGGGCATCTTCGTTCCTCATGCCAAATACAAGAGTAGGAAagcagaagagggaaaggaaggggaagagaagaatCCTTACATTTCAACCCCAAGGACTTAAAAATTTCTGTGACTCAGACACCCACCTCACCTCTTCCGATTATAAACTTCTTGTAAAAGTGatgagaattttgttttaaaagtgcCTTAGagtgttttttatttgctttctttaagcATGACATGATTTCGGTTTTCAAGCCTTTCAGTGCAATTATGAGACCTAGAAACTCGGCAAAGTGAAGcaagattttcttttaactaCTTGCCTACAGGAACTGCAGTTTTAGGGTGGACACTAAATAAGATGTGAGGTGAAATGGAGTTAGCAATATTTCAGggataaggaaaaaatgcaaagattGACTGGATTAAGGTTCAGGTTAGGATGGAGCAGATCATCACCAAAGCTGCTCAGTTATTTTAAGCAGCTATTAGATTGTTGCAATGTTTTGTAGTAATTCTGTAGTCAAGTAATATTGATGAGAAAGACCAGAAGGAAATTGGTTCTTCAACtcagtatttaaaaacataaagcTAATGTCTAATGCAGTGAACTAAGTTTTGCTCTTTGTCTATCTAGTTAATGTTAAATATTATGAGCTCCAGCTGTATTCTTTTGTGACATTGGAGTTATGCTGGGCTGTGGCACGAAGagaggacacagctccagctgtggcagccttGCTTTGTTGTGGGGCAGGACCACTGTTTGCTACATTATCCTGGGCTGTGGGTTCTCTGAGTTGAAGCCGCATTTTGCCCTGCCAGTCCATGCAGTGCTGTACAGGGGCTCCCTTAGGTCAGTCTGAGCAGTAACCACTGGGGTAAGAATTATAGGAATTGTGTGATAAGCAATGTGCACGACTGGCACCACAGCCTCTGGGCTCCTGACCTATTTTAGTATCTTCAATGCAGCAAAAGCCTCTCCTTGTGCAAGCAGTGGGTGCGTGTTAGGTTTAGCTGATTGGAGCTAATGCTGGGCTATCTGGGCTGGATGAAGTGGATACATTCCTGTAGGAACAAAGAGCAACTCTGCAGAGGAGGGTTTCTCAGGAGCTCAGTGTGGGCTTTGTGGATGATCCCTAATGTTTTCCATTGTGCTTTGTCCCTTAGCTAAACTAAGCAGTGGCACCAACAGCTTCCAGTCCTGCTCAAATAAAACCAATTTGCTGTAGGTTGAGTtcaagagagaagagaggattAAGGATGCATAAACATTAAGAAACATGATTTCTATGGGCTTATTCTTCAGTGAAATCTCATTTCTTCCAGCCAACTTGTTCCTCTAAAGATGCAGTCAGTGACAGAGTAGTTTAAGTACTAAATATTGATTTTCTGAATACTTAATGGAGAAACTATTAGATATGAACTGTTTATAGAGAATGTCCAAAataatatgttttatttatccTATACTTCAATCAtcttaagaataaaaatatttatttaagttATTATGTGTGTGGTTTTGATCATGacttcattttgatttttttgaaataaCACTGCCTGTTtagaaaagatgagaaaagtTCTCTgttaaataaagacaaaatgtCTACCCAGCAGCCCATTTTGTCACGTGTCTTTGTCCCCCAATTTCACAAATAGCGAAAAGGGTCACGACCAATATTTCTATATAGAAGTGGAAGCAGTCACTTTAATGGTAACAGCCCATGTCTTGTCTGGTGTGCTGTGTCAGTTTGATGAGAATTCTCaaaaaacagcacagcaaagtTGTGTGGGTCATTCAAAGATGAAAATAGGTGTTTCTTTTCCTAGCCCAGTGCAGAAAGCAGAGGGGGGTGACTGCTCCTGTCTGGCTGTTGGGCTacagctgcctgcccaggagTTACCTCATTTTGATTGAGTTTAAAGGAAAATTGGTGAGCTTTTACTACCACGTTCTCCTCAAAATCAGACACTGAGAGAAGGAGAATGGCATAAGAAGTAAAGAGTACAACTCATTTAAGTTTTACATTTCGgctgagttttatttaaaaccaCGAGCTTAAAATGTGTTTCCAAGCATCCCTGACAGACAGCCTTTTCCTCCAGATGTGATTTGTAATAAATGCTGGGGCAAATACTTGTAGATTTGATTCTTGTTTCATTGGtgacatatacatatatatatatatatatatatatatatatatttttttttttttggggggggggggggggggggggggggggggggggggggggggggggggggggggggggggggggggggggggggggggggggggggggggggggggggggggggggggggggggggggggggggggggggggggggggggggggggggggggggggggggggggggggggggggggggggggggggggggggggggggggggggggggggggggggggggggggggggggggggggggggggggggggggggggggggggggggggggggggggggggtttttttttttcctttcaggaaagggaatgagaTCTTGTGATTTCAACAAGGATTATTTGGGCAAGCTTTGgtccatttccctgcacttcTTGTCATCCCATTTACTTTTAGTGTTTTTACTTGGTTTTGGAATTTTCCCTTTATGTTTTTTAGCACTTCATTTCCTTAGCATCTTCTCTACACtcttttttaacctttcttccttgatttcaggattttatttgGAGTAATTTTAGCAAGTTTTGGTTCATAGCACTCCCCCTCCTGTCATGTCGGTCCATTTAATTGTAGTCACTCAATTTCtaaattttccagattttttccattgcatttttttcatcataTCTCCTTTCCAGAGGGTTTGTTAGACTTTGTCCTCTGATTTCAacatttcattccctttcctgaaagcaAGATGGAAGCAGActgatgtttcatttttagGGCAGGAATTCACATGACACAGGAGTCACAGATTCAACGATGCTCTAGCAGGTTGTTAATTCATTGTTTACTGTCATTTCAGCAAGGGGTTGTTGATTCATTGCTTATTGCCACTTCAGTTTGCTTCTCTGCT
This window contains:
- the EPM2A gene encoding laforin isoform X1 — encoded protein: MEKPGGVNVVLFFSVGCNRKMLIVQILPNIWLGSCPRQLEHVTIKLKHELGVTAVMNFQTESDIVQNSWGCNRYPEPMSPEILMKLYKEEGLAYVWLPTADMSTEGRVQMLPQAVCLLHGLLQNGHTVYVHCNAGVGRSTALQSGWLKYVMGWSLRKVQYFLAARRPAVYIDEEALNRAEDDFYQKFGHLRSSCQIQE
- the EPM2A gene encoding laforin isoform X2, producing MHKEAAFLGSGPHHDRSCVYNQSNIVDGVYCLPIAHWIEVSGHTDEMKHTTDFYFNIAGHQAIHYSRILPNIWLGSCPRQLEHVTIKLKHELGVTAVMNFQTESDIVQNSWGCNRYPEPMSPEILMKLYKEEGLAYVWLPTADMSTEGRVQMLPQAVCLLHGLLQNGHTVYVHCNAGVGRSTALQSGWLKYVMGWSLRKVQYFLAARRPAVYIDEEALNRAEDDFYQKFGHLRSSCQIQE